In one Bradyrhizobium cosmicum genomic region, the following are encoded:
- the rplD gene encoding 50S ribosomal protein L4 produces the protein MELKVTTLEGKEAGSVQLSDAIFGLEPRQDIIARCVQWQLNKRQAGTHKAKGRAEIWRTGKKMYKQKGTGGARHGSARVPQFRGGGRAFGPVVRSHATDLPKKVRALALKHALSAKAKDGDLLVIDKAALEAAKTKALLGHFSGLGLTNALIIDGAELNNGFAAAARNIPNMDVLPIQGINVYDILRRRKLVLTKAAIDALEARFK, from the coding sequence ATGGAATTGAAGGTCACGACCCTCGAAGGTAAGGAAGCCGGCTCCGTCCAGCTTTCCGACGCCATTTTCGGCCTCGAGCCGCGCCAGGACATCATTGCGCGTTGCGTGCAGTGGCAGCTCAACAAGCGTCAGGCCGGCACCCACAAGGCCAAGGGCCGCGCCGAGATCTGGCGTACCGGCAAGAAGATGTACAAGCAGAAGGGCACCGGCGGTGCTCGTCACGGCTCGGCCCGCGTGCCGCAGTTCCGCGGCGGCGGTCGTGCCTTCGGTCCGGTGGTGCGTTCGCACGCCACCGACCTGCCGAAGAAGGTCCGCGCGCTTGCTCTCAAGCATGCGCTGTCGGCCAAGGCCAAGGACGGCGATCTGCTGGTGATCGACAAGGCTGCGCTGGAAGCTGCCAAGACCAAGGCGCTGCTCGGTCACTTCTCGGGCCTCGGCTTGACCAACGCGCTGATCATCGATGGTGCCGAGCTCAACAACGGCTTTGCCGCTGCGGCCCGCAACATTCCGAACATGGATGTGCTGCCGATCCAGGGCATCAACGTCTATGACATCCTGCGCCGTCGGAAGCTTGTTCTGACCAAGGCCGCCATCGATGCGCTGGAGGCGCGCTTCAAATGA
- a CDS encoding 50S ribosomal protein L23: MTKNIEPRHYDVIVAPVVTEKATLASEHNKVLFKVAAKATKPQIKEAIEKLFDVKVKSVNTLVRKGKTKVFRGNLGSQSNTKRAIVTLEEGHRIDVTTGL, encoded by the coding sequence ATGACGAAGAACATCGAGCCTCGCCATTACGACGTGATCGTCGCTCCGGTTGTCACCGAAAAGGCGACGCTGGCGTCCGAGCACAACAAGGTCTTGTTCAAGGTGGCCGCGAAGGCGACCAAGCCGCAGATCAAGGAAGCGATCGAGAAGCTGTTCGACGTCAAGGTCAAGAGCGTCAACACGCTGGTCCGCAAGGGTAAGACCAAGGTCTTCCGCGGCAATCTCGGTTCGCAGTCGAACACCAAGCGCGCGATCGTGACCCTCGAAGAGGGCCACAGGATCGACGTCACCACCGGTCTGTAA